A genomic stretch from Vanrija pseudolonga chromosome 6, complete sequence includes:
- the Snrpg gene encoding Small nuclear ribonucleoprotein G, which produces MSRPAQPELKKFMDRRLFIHIQGGRQVSGILRGFDMFLNLVVDQAYEELGAGQRKPAGMVVIRGNSVTSMELLDSMRQ; this is translated from the exons ATGTCGCGTCCTGCTCAGCCTGAACTCAAGA AGTTCATGGACCGCCGCCTGTTCATCCACATCCAGGGCGGCCGTCAGGTCTCGGGCATCCTGCGCGGCTTCGACATGTTCCTCaaccttgtcgtcgaccaggcgtacgaggagctcggtgcCGGACAGCGCAAGCCCGCCGGCATGGTC GTCATCCGCGGCAACTCGGTGACGTCGatggagctgctcgacagcATGCGGCAATGA